The Anabaena sp. PCC 7108 region TATCGCTACCAGAAAAATTATTGCTGATACTGCTGTTAAGGAAGGTATTCAAATCGAGATAGAAGAACTACAACAGGCAGCAGATAGTCTGAGATTGGCTAATAAATTAATTAAAGCAGAGGAAACTTGGGCATGGTTAGAAAAATATCATCTTTCTTTAGATAACTTTGAAGAAATAGCCCACGCTAACTTATTATCTGCAAAATTAGCCACTCATTTATTTGCCGACAAAGTTGAACCGTTTTTTTATGCTCACCAATTAGATTACACCGGAGCAGCTACCTATGAAGTGATATTAGATGATGAAGATATCGCTCTAGAAATATTTTATGCTTTACAAGAAGGAGAAATAACTTTCCAAGAAATTGCTCGTCAATATGTCTCCAATCCAGAAATTCGTCGTGCTGGAGGATATCAAGGTATCCGGCAACGTAGCGATTTTAGACCAGAAATTGCGGCTGCTGTTTTTGCTGCAAATCCACCACAAATTCTCAAGCCAATAATTACACCTAAAGGAGCGCATATAGTTATGGTTGAGGAAATTATTAAACCACAGTTAAATGAACAAACGCGCCTAAAAATTATGGGTGATTTATTTACAAATTGGGTACAACAGCAAATTACAACCTTAGAAATTGTAGCTAAACTAGCAGAGGAGACACAGCCGCAATCTTCTCCAGAAAGATTAAGTGAAGCCAGTTAATGATGATGTCCGGTTAAATACTTATAATTAGGAGGGACGCGGAGAATTTTTTTCAATAGCAATTAGCCGGACTTGATATAACAGCTAAAATTATTTTTTCTCAAGTGTCGTTACTAATCATAAAGCCGAGAACCTCTAATGAATTAATCTGAGATTCTCGGCAAGTTATTAACTATCAAGTTTTGAATACAACTTTGTCAATCTGTTTTTTGAAATTACCCAATACCGACAATTTATTTAGAGCTATGTTTACTATTTTTCAATTTAATCCAGCTTAATTTAATATTGGAGAGTTTTAATTTTGACTCATCAGTGCCATGATGATTATCATCACCCAAGATACAGTTTTCTTTCAATAAGTTACTGTAAGTTTCATGGGGTATATATTCCAGAGGATCATAACCAGAAAAATGCAGAAATAAAACACAAGCCCAAGAATAATTACCCAAAATAATGGCTTTGATAATCTGTTGAAACTGTGTATATTTAAATATTTTATCTAGCCGTTGATTTTGATCAAAACTTTTTTGAATCATACCATTACCTCTTGGATGTGAACTGAAACTATTAACGCTAATTAGTGCTGAAAATTATGGTATACTTTTAAATATGCTTAAAATAGATTAAGCATATTTAATAAAGTAAGAATTACCACAAAGGAGTATAAATATCCTTAGATTTAGCATTGAGATAAGGACGTTGCAATTGA contains the following coding sequences:
- a CDS encoding HetP family heterocyst commitment protein, whose amino-acid sequence is MIQKSFDQNQRLDKIFKYTQFQQIIKAIILGNYSWACVLFLHFSGYDPLEYIPHETYSNLLKENCILGDDNHHGTDESKLKLSNIKLSWIKLKNSKHSSK
- a CDS encoding peptidylprolyl isomerase — encoded protein: MSQMVIVSPEDILYHIKISCQIPNLLEAIATRKIIADTAVKEGIQIEIEELQQAADSLRLANKLIKAEETWAWLEKYHLSLDNFEEIAHANLLSAKLATHLFADKVEPFFYAHQLDYTGAATYEVILDDEDIALEIFYALQEGEITFQEIARQYVSNPEIRRAGGYQGIRQRSDFRPEIAAAVFAANPPQILKPIITPKGAHIVMVEEIIKPQLNEQTRLKIMGDLFTNWVQQQITTLEIVAKLAEETQPQSSPERLSEAS